The Streptomyces sp. RKND-216 genomic sequence GCGCCGCTCCAGGCGGAGATCAAGGACGCCGCCGCCGCCCGGGTGCTGGCGGAGGCCATCGAGAAGCACGACCTGCACGAGCGGGTCACCGTGATCTCGTTCCACGACGAGGCGCTGCGGGAGACGCGCACCCTGCTGCCCGACATGCCGCTGGTGCTGGTCGCCGGGCGCTCCTCGCCGACGGCTCCCGGGCGCGCCCGCGAGCTGGGCGCGGTGATGGTCTCCCTGGAGCTGTGCCACATCGAGACGGAGACCGTGAAGGCGGCTCACGAGTCCGGCATCGAGGTGATCAGCTGGACGGTGAACACGCCGGAGGACCTTCAGCGCGCCCGCGAACTGGAGCTGGACGGCGTGGTGACCGACAGGCCGGAGATCCTCGTCGCGGTCCGGGAGACGCCCCGGGACGCCGCCGGGGACCGCGGACGGTCTTGAGGCGGCGGCCCCGCCCCGCCCCCCGAAGCGC encodes the following:
- a CDS encoding glycerophosphodiester phosphodiesterase family protein → MSMLTVGHRGLMGVEPENTLRSFRRADREGVDVIELDLHLSSDGALVVMHDAEVDRTTDGTGPVSGFTLTELRELDAGRGERVPVFEEVVAAVKAPLQAEIKDAAAARVLAEAIEKHDLHERVTVISFHDEALRETRTLLPDMPLVLVAGRSSPTAPGRARELGAVMVSLELCHIETETVKAAHESGIEVISWTVNTPEDLQRARELELDGVVTDRPEILVAVRETPRDAAGDRGRS